One window of Microcoleus vaginatus PCC 9802 genomic DNA carries:
- the pruA gene encoding L-glutamate gamma-semialdehyde dehydrogenase, giving the protein MVAQISPSIYEAKTQEIATEILRATQEKKRSFFGQLQDQMRWDDKLMDWAMASPGLRVQLFRFIDCLPALRSRPEIARHLQEYLTAQEVELPEALKKLLNFASPDSVPGQLAATTVAPAVETLAHKYISGENIKQVIKTLERLRKDKMGFTVDLLGEAVITETEAQIYLNRYLELMEELANAAKNWPQVDAIDKADGETLPRVQVSVKLTAFYSQFDPLDAKGSEEKVSERIRLLLRRAKELGAAVHFDMEQYAYKSLTLSILKDLLLEEEFRSRTDIGITLQAYLRDSAQDLQGLIAWAKKRGNPVTVRLVKGAYWDQETIKAMQKDWPQPVYNDKVTTDANFEQMTQLLLENHEYLYAAIGSHNVRSQARAIAIAETLNIPRRRFEMQVLYGMGDKLAKLLVDRGYRVRVYCPYGDLLPGMAYLIRRLLENTANSSFIRQSSEEMPIEQLLAAPVANGNDQLVYSKVFPNVADTDYANTNLRQQAETAIKSVRANLGKTYLPLINGEYQNTEATVNSLNPSNPTEVVGKIGLLSEEQAKQALEAAKSASTSWRKTPVRQRAGVLRKAAELMEQRRHELSAWMVFEVGKPVRECDAEVSEAIDFCRYYADEMERLDQGKNYDIPGETNRYSYQPRGISLIISPWNFPLAIPVGMTVASLVAGNCTLLKPAEVSSVIAAKITEILLEAGIPKGVFQYVPCKGSTVGAYMVKHPDVHMITFTGSQEVGCQIYADAAILQPGQKHLKRVIAEMGGKNAIIVDESADLDQAVAGVVYSAFGYSGQKCSACSRVIVVESVYDNFVARLVEATRSLNVGPAENPGTQVGPVIDANAHSRIREYIETGRAEAKIALEMPAPETGYFVGPVIVTEVSPTATIAQEEIFGPVLSVMRAKNFSEAIAIANGTNFALTGGLYSRTPSHIDRAASDFEVGNLYINRGITGAVVSRQPFGGFKLSGVGSKAGGPDYLLQFLEPRTITENIQRQGFAPIEGVDD; this is encoded by the coding sequence ATGGTTGCACAAATATCTCCAAGCATCTACGAAGCAAAAACTCAAGAAATTGCCACAGAAATCCTGCGGGCAACTCAAGAGAAAAAGCGCTCTTTTTTCGGGCAACTCCAAGACCAAATGCGCTGGGACGACAAACTGATGGATTGGGCGATGGCTAGCCCGGGACTGCGGGTGCAGTTGTTTCGATTTATTGACTGTTTGCCGGCTCTCCGCAGCCGGCCGGAAATTGCCCGCCACCTGCAAGAATACCTGACCGCCCAAGAGGTAGAATTGCCTGAAGCATTGAAAAAATTGCTCAACTTTGCTAGCCCTGATTCGGTTCCCGGTCAGTTGGCTGCGACGACGGTTGCGCCTGCTGTGGAAACTTTGGCGCACAAGTATATTTCTGGGGAAAATATCAAGCAGGTAATTAAAACCTTAGAGCGGCTCCGTAAAGATAAAATGGGTTTTACAGTTGACCTTTTGGGGGAAGCTGTCATTACTGAAACTGAGGCGCAAATTTATCTTAACCGCTATTTGGAATTGATGGAGGAACTCGCAAATGCAGCGAAGAATTGGCCGCAAGTAGATGCAATTGACAAAGCTGACGGCGAAACTCTGCCACGAGTGCAAGTATCCGTAAAATTAACAGCTTTTTATTCTCAGTTTGACCCGTTGGATGCTAAAGGTAGTGAGGAGAAAGTAAGCGAGAGAATTCGTCTGTTACTGCGCCGCGCCAAGGAATTGGGAGCGGCAGTTCATTTCGACATGGAACAGTATGCTTACAAAAGTTTGACTTTGAGCATTCTCAAAGACTTATTGTTAGAAGAAGAGTTTCGCAGTCGCACGGATATTGGAATTACATTGCAAGCATATTTGCGCGACAGTGCCCAAGATTTGCAAGGTCTTATTGCGTGGGCAAAAAAACGCGGAAATCCGGTAACAGTGCGTCTGGTAAAAGGCGCTTACTGGGATCAGGAAACTATCAAAGCGATGCAGAAAGATTGGCCACAGCCGGTCTACAATGACAAAGTTACTACCGATGCAAATTTCGAGCAGATGACGCAGTTGCTGCTAGAAAATCACGAATATTTGTATGCAGCTATTGGCAGTCATAATGTGCGATCGCAAGCGAGGGCGATCGCCATTGCCGAAACTCTCAATATACCGCGCCGCCGCTTTGAAATGCAAGTGCTGTATGGCATGGGCGACAAATTGGCTAAGCTTTTGGTCGATCGGGGTTATCGCGTCCGAGTCTACTGTCCCTACGGCGATTTGCTGCCGGGAATGGCTTATTTGATCCGCCGTTTGCTGGAAAATACCGCCAACAGTTCTTTCATCCGGCAAAGTTCCGAAGAAATGCCGATCGAACAATTGTTAGCCGCACCCGTTGCTAACGGAAATGATCAGCTAGTTTACAGCAAAGTATTTCCCAACGTTGCCGATACAGACTACGCCAATACCAACTTACGGCAACAAGCAGAAACAGCGATCAAATCAGTGCGGGCTAACTTAGGTAAAACCTATTTACCCCTAATCAATGGCGAGTACCAAAATACTGAAGCAACAGTTAATTCTCTCAACCCTTCCAATCCCACAGAAGTAGTCGGCAAAATCGGATTGCTTTCCGAAGAACAGGCCAAACAAGCCCTTGAAGCAGCAAAATCAGCCTCTACCAGTTGGCGGAAAACCCCCGTCCGCCAGCGTGCAGGCGTCCTCCGCAAAGCCGCTGAGTTGATGGAACAGCGGCGGCACGAACTGTCAGCTTGGATGGTGTTTGAAGTCGGCAAACCTGTCAGAGAATGCGATGCCGAAGTCTCCGAAGCTATAGATTTTTGTCGCTACTACGCCGACGAAATGGAACGGTTAGACCAAGGGAAAAATTACGATATTCCCGGAGAAACTAACCGTTATAGCTATCAGCCACGTGGAATTTCTTTAATCATTTCGCCTTGGAATTTCCCCCTCGCAATTCCCGTTGGCATGACAGTTGCTTCGCTGGTTGCAGGTAATTGTACTTTGCTCAAACCTGCGGAGGTTTCCTCAGTAATTGCAGCAAAAATTACAGAAATTTTGCTGGAAGCTGGCATTCCCAAAGGCGTATTTCAATACGTGCCTTGCAAAGGTTCAACCGTCGGCGCTTACATGGTGAAACATCCTGACGTTCACATGATTACTTTCACCGGTTCTCAGGAAGTGGGGTGTCAGATTTATGCCGATGCTGCGATTTTGCAGCCTGGACAAAAACACCTGAAACGAGTAATTGCAGAAATGGGCGGAAAGAATGCAATTATTGTCGATGAAAGTGCGGATTTAGACCAAGCAGTTGCAGGCGTAGTTTATTCGGCATTTGGATATAGCGGCCAAAAATGTTCCGCTTGTTCGCGAGTAATTGTGGTCGAATCCGTGTACGATAATTTTGTGGCAAGATTGGTAGAAGCGACGCGATCGCTCAATGTCGGCCCAGCAGAAAATCCCGGCACTCAAGTTGGCCCTGTGATCGATGCAAATGCCCATTCGCGCATCCGCGAATACATCGAAACAGGCCGCGCCGAAGCTAAAATAGCTTTAGAAATGCCGGCACCGGAAACCGGTTATTTTGTCGGCCCAGTCATTGTTACGGAAGTATCCCCGACAGCAACTATCGCCCAAGAAGAAATTTTCGGCCCAGTTTTGTCGGTGATGCGGGCAAAAAATTTCAGCGAAGCGATTGCTATTGCTAACGGCACGAATTTTGCTTTAACCGGCGGATTGTATTCTCGCACGCCTTCGCATATCGATCGAGCCGCATCGGATTTTGAAGTCGGAAATCTGTACATCAATCGCGGAATTACCGGCGCTGTGGTATCGCGGCAACCTTTTGGAGGATTCAAACTTTCGGGAGTTGGTTCTAAAGCAGGTGGCCCGGATTATTTGCTGCAATTCCTCGAACCCCGCACCATAACCGAAAATATTCAGCGGCAGGGTTTTGCGCCGATTGAAGGAGTGGATGATTAA
- a CDS encoding PIN domain-containing protein, with protein sequence MRCVVDASVGIKQFIPDPLSSKVVQLFTHLEIPETEIFVPDLFYIECANIIWKYVRAGLYAAADVPTDLANLRALSLRAVSTAELILDATNIALNYGISAYDGSYVALSQQVDSPLLTLDQKLVRALAGTSYKVLSFNDFEVSTPH encoded by the coding sequence GTGAGGTGCGTAGTCGATGCTAGCGTGGGGATTAAGCAATTTATCCCCGATCCGCTCTCATCTAAAGTCGTTCAATTGTTTACCCATCTTGAAATTCCAGAGACTGAAATATTTGTACCCGATCTGTTTTATATTGAGTGTGCAAATATTATCTGGAAGTATGTCCGTGCTGGACTTTACGCTGCTGCCGATGTTCCAACAGATTTAGCTAATCTTAGAGCTTTATCCTTGCGTGCAGTATCTACTGCTGAATTGATTTTAGATGCAACAAACATCGCCTTAAATTATGGAATTTCTGCTTATGATGGCAGTTACGTTGCTCTTTCACAGCAAGTTGACTCGCCTTTGCTAACTCTTGACCAAAAGCTAGTCAGAGCTTTAGCAGGCACATCTTATAAGGTTCTATCGTTTAACGATTTCGAGGTATCAACACCCCATTAG
- a CDS encoding protein-arginine deiminase: MRLVKYIAITIVNAFGVVIGIIWVAVPTTVAQPSLNYQLAISGRQPEAETPQSLSELYKLRDRLKVQLDNLAKTPDSAPFPAELWKSAIHRQQSQTLTQQLQNVQSQIQIEERAKYNWDDAAKLAAQAVLIGRTSNPSSATWEQSQRLWQLAINTLRLIPHDSFFADGAIDKTIEYQGNLSVATYEMQVARSIEKVRAEEEEIRERARKEQEKKEFARREIERKEQEKKDRARKELERQEFPRQELARKEQERQELARKEVERQEFQRQELARKEVERQELARKELERQELERQELARKELERQELERQELARKELERQELKRREVARKELERQELERQELARKELERQELERNQQATSQPTPESTATPTSAPVTPAASPPNFFFAGDTNRDGQINEQDEAGKEQWSLSKGALILFNDRNNDRGKIPTWKQTKVSAPRRAAMLSQVNLTLSENFKTSQLFITADSIASPHISVFQKTGDGWQPVDISGAKPLVFSTNIVLGVEAKQFADRNWNGTVNLKATAQNNGQEIASTTIQMGVSPWMIPPNTAPVTEVQVSDRGSVNSEFISQLKQAVEPTGAKVKILQGDHTWMQDTQKNGYVQLPEKSDIRLFNVALKSNSGPEKNPPVKSTQNRDLKVFKVGNPRSLDPVSQWSEGYGNLQVTPPIPGHPMGRVYYGNSGNASFNPEVLDFIQAQRIQGPPVDIDTSWLLTRQVDEIINFIPTQTPGQYVMAIASPAAGVKLLEELEGRGYGDVTLNRGLSTQTTVSAALQNRALIQHNLYLQNQKLNPIIEKLKREFLLKDDQIIQVPVMFGYSGYAWSPNMVNSVPVNGKLLVSNPRGPMIDGVDYTQERLRQLLLPAGVSVSFLDDRYYQELKGNVQSATNTVRKPEERPFWQSLPNNY, translated from the coding sequence ATGCGCTTGGTTAAATATATTGCGATCACGATCGTCAATGCTTTCGGTGTCGTCATCGGTATTATTTGGGTTGCAGTCCCCACAACAGTGGCTCAACCTTCCCTAAACTACCAACTCGCAATCTCTGGGCGACAGCCAGAGGCCGAAACTCCGCAATCCCTTTCCGAACTCTACAAATTGCGCGATCGGCTGAAAGTACAATTAGATAACCTTGCCAAAACTCCCGACAGCGCCCCGTTTCCGGCAGAACTTTGGAAATCAGCAATCCACCGTCAGCAATCTCAAACTCTGACGCAGCAACTCCAAAACGTTCAAAGTCAGATTCAAATAGAAGAAAGAGCCAAATATAATTGGGACGATGCTGCTAAATTAGCCGCCCAAGCAGTCTTAATTGGACGCACTTCTAATCCTTCTTCTGCTACTTGGGAACAGTCCCAGCGGCTGTGGCAGTTGGCTATCAATACACTGCGACTCATTCCTCACGATTCTTTTTTTGCCGATGGGGCGATCGACAAAACCATCGAATACCAAGGAAACCTCAGTGTCGCTACCTATGAAATGCAAGTTGCACGTTCTATTGAGAAAGTGAGAGCCGAGGAAGAAGAGATAAGAGAGCGAGCCCGCAAAGAGCAAGAGAAAAAAGAATTTGCTCGTCGAGAAATAGAGAGAAAAGAACAAGAGAAAAAAGACCGGGCTAGAAAAGAACTAGAAAGACAAGAATTCCCAAGGCAAGAATTAGCCAGAAAAGAGCAAGAAAGGCAAGAATTAGCCAGAAAAGAAGTAGAAAGGCAAGAATTCCAAAGGCAAGAATTAGCCAGAAAAGAAGTAGAAAGGCAAGAATTAGCCAGAAAAGAACTTGAAAGACAAGAACTTGAAAGGCAAGAATTAGCCAGAAAAGAACTTGAAAGACAAGAACTTGAAAGGCAAGAATTAGCCAGAAAAGAACTTGAAAGACAAGAACTTAAAAGGCGAGAAGTAGCCAGAAAAGAACTTGAAAGACAAGAACTTGAAAGGCAAGAATTAGCCAGAAAAGAACTTGAAAGACAAGAGTTAGAGAGAAATCAGCAAGCAACTTCTCAACCAACTCCTGAATCAACTGCAACACCAACTTCCGCCCCAGTTACGCCGGCTGCGTCGCCGCCGAACTTTTTCTTTGCGGGAGATACCAACAGAGATGGCCAAATTAACGAGCAAGACGAAGCCGGAAAAGAACAATGGTCTTTGTCCAAGGGCGCGCTAATTTTATTTAACGATCGCAATAACGATCGCGGCAAGATACCGACTTGGAAACAGACCAAAGTTAGCGCTCCCCGCCGTGCAGCAATGCTTTCTCAAGTTAACTTAACACTGTCGGAAAACTTCAAAACCTCTCAGTTATTTATCACTGCTGACAGCATTGCTAGCCCTCACATCAGCGTTTTTCAGAAGACGGGCGACGGCTGGCAACCTGTAGATATATCCGGTGCTAAACCTCTAGTTTTCAGCACAAATATTGTTTTAGGTGTGGAAGCCAAACAATTTGCCGATCGCAATTGGAACGGGACTGTTAATCTCAAAGCAACTGCCCAAAACAACGGTCAAGAAATCGCCTCCACAACAATCCAAATGGGCGTTAGTCCTTGGATGATACCGCCAAATACAGCACCAGTAACCGAAGTTCAGGTCAGCGACAGAGGCTCGGTAAACAGCGAATTTATCTCGCAACTAAAACAAGCAGTAGAACCCACGGGCGCTAAAGTAAAAATTCTCCAGGGCGATCACACTTGGATGCAAGATACCCAGAAAAACGGCTACGTTCAATTGCCCGAAAAATCGGATATACGCCTGTTTAATGTAGCCCTAAAAAGCAATAGCGGCCCAGAGAAAAACCCGCCTGTTAAATCAACTCAAAACCGGGATTTGAAAGTATTTAAAGTTGGCAATCCTCGTTCTTTAGACCCTGTAAGTCAGTGGTCTGAGGGATACGGAAATTTGCAGGTGACACCGCCGATTCCCGGACACCCAATGGGTCGAGTTTATTACGGGAATTCGGGAAATGCTAGTTTTAATCCAGAGGTACTTGATTTTATTCAAGCTCAGAGAATTCAAGGGCCGCCAGTGGATATTGATACTTCTTGGCTTTTGACTCGCCAAGTCGATGAAATTATCAATTTTATTCCCACTCAAACTCCCGGACAATATGTAATGGCGATCGCCAGTCCCGCAGCCGGAGTTAAGCTGTTGGAAGAATTGGAGGGAAGAGGTTACGGCGATGTGACGCTTAATCGTGGTTTGAGCACTCAAACAACTGTCAGCGCCGCTTTGCAAAACCGTGCTTTAATTCAACACAATCTCTATTTGCAAAATCAGAAACTTAATCCGATTATAGAGAAGTTGAAAAGAGAGTTTTTACTCAAAGACGACCAAATTATTCAAGTTCCGGTGATGTTTGGCTACAGCGGTTATGCTTGGTCGCCAAATATGGTCAATTCGGTGCCAGTTAACGGCAAATTGTTAGTTTCCAATCCGCGCGGACCAATGATTGACGGTGTAGATTACACTCAGGAAAGATTGCGCCAACTGCTGCTTCCTGCTGGCGTCAGCGTTAGTTTTCTGGATGACAGGTATTATCAAGAATTGAAAGGAAACGTGCAGTCGGCGACGAATACTGTGAGGAAGCCTGAAGAGCGACCTTTTTGGCAGTCTTTGCCTAATAATTACTAA
- a CDS encoding DUF433 domain-containing protein, producing MTIQELETQVLTLNAVDKAKLISILTQNLTNGSLGIKKTPGVCGGDACVGNTRIQVWVLVGYRRLGCSDAELFKCYPLLTAADLVNAWAYADAYPEEIEQAIKENEEA from the coding sequence ATGACTATACAAGAATTAGAAACTCAAGTCTTAACCTTAAATGCGGTTGATAAAGCTAAACTAATCAGCATCCTAACTCAAAATTTAACGAACGGTTCTTTAGGCATTAAAAAGACTCCCGGTGTCTGTGGAGGGGATGCCTGTGTCGGCAATACTCGCATACAAGTTTGGGTACTGGTGGGTTATCGCCGTCTCGGATGCAGCGATGCGGAACTTTTTAAGTGCTATCCCCTTTTGACGGCGGCTGATTTAGTCAATGCTTGGGCTTATGCTGATGCTTACCCAGAAGAAATTGAACAAGCAATCAAAGAAAATGAGGAAGCCTAA
- a CDS encoding type II toxin-antitoxin system HicB family antitoxin, producing MNSTQQLTAIIEREGDGYISLCPELNIASQGDNREEARQNLIEALKLFFETAEPSEVKNRLHSARPFN from the coding sequence ATGAATTCCACACAACAGTTGACAGCAATTATTGAACGAGAAGGCGACGGATATATATCCCTTTGTCCCGAACTTAATATTGCCAGCCAAGGTGACAATAGAGAAGAAGCGCGACAAAATCTGATCGAAGCGTTGAAACTATTTTTTGAGACAGCAGAGCCTTCTGAAGTAAAGAATCGGCTGCATAGCGCTCGCCCTTTTAACTAA
- a CDS encoding DUF433 domain-containing protein, whose amino-acid sequence MQLEDYFEFLTPEDIRIKGTRVGIEHVLYEYIHCGKTPEAIAQKFRTLTMAQVYATILYYLENQETVGKYVGGWLEYCLKAEAEYDRNPSPFVLKMRQIKEKKNTFTQLDRVH is encoded by the coding sequence ATGCAATTAGAAGATTACTTTGAATTTTTAACACCAGAAGATATCCGCATCAAAGGAACTCGCGTAGGTATCGAACACGTTCTCTACGAATACATCCACTGCGGCAAAACTCCAGAAGCCATAGCTCAAAAATTTCGGACACTAACTATGGCTCAAGTTTATGCTACGATTCTCTACTATCTGGAAAATCAAGAAACTGTAGGTAAATATGTAGGAGGTTGGTTGGAATATTGCCTCAAAGCTGAAGCTGAATACGATCGCAACCCCTCTCCTTTCGTCTTAAAAATGCGTCAAATTAAGGAAAAAAAAAACACATTTACACAACTGGATAGAGTTCATTAG
- a CDS encoding NAD(P)(+) transhydrogenase (Re/Si-specific) subunit beta, whose product MSDFLPSAIQLSYLVAASLFIVGLKQLGSPATARQGNVLAAIGMLIAIVGTLLEKQVVSYELIAVGIIVGSILGTIMANTVAMTDMPQMVGLLNGFGGAASALVAVGEFWRYLSIPESPAPDATITILLGVLIGGITFTGSLVAFAKLQELLPGAPMTFPLQQPFNAMLAIALLAGSGYMLTNPENVPVFLALVAISNILGIMFVLPIGGGDMPVVVSLLNSYSGIAASVAGFILMNNMLIIAGALVGASGIILTQIMCKGMNRSLSSVLFSAFGSGGGSAAAAAGAAGATDKTVRSINLEESAMMLGYARSVVIIPGYGMAVAQAQHAVRELADGLEKMGVDVKYAIHPVAGRMPGHMNVLLAEANVPYPQLYDMDDINPQFEETDVALVIGANDVVNPAARHDTASPIYGMPILEVDKAKHTIVIKRGMNAGFSGVDNELFYKDKTMMLFGSAKDVVAKLVSEVKQL is encoded by the coding sequence GTGAGCGATTTTCTGCCCAGTGCCATTCAGCTAAGTTATTTAGTTGCCGCATCTTTGTTTATTGTCGGTTTGAAACAGTTGGGTTCCCCTGCAACCGCGCGTCAAGGAAATGTGTTAGCTGCGATCGGGATGTTAATTGCGATCGTCGGTACGTTGCTGGAAAAGCAAGTAGTCAGCTACGAATTGATTGCTGTCGGAATTATCGTCGGTTCCATTTTGGGAACGATTATGGCGAATACCGTGGCGATGACGGATATGCCGCAGATGGTGGGTTTGCTTAACGGTTTCGGGGGCGCGGCTTCTGCACTCGTTGCTGTGGGCGAATTCTGGCGCTATCTCAGCATCCCGGAATCGCCTGCGCCTGATGCGACAATCACGATCCTTTTGGGTGTGTTGATTGGCGGAATTACTTTCACTGGTAGCCTTGTGGCGTTTGCGAAGCTGCAAGAATTGCTACCTGGTGCGCCCATGACGTTTCCGCTGCAACAGCCGTTTAATGCCATGCTGGCGATCGCACTTTTAGCCGGCAGCGGTTATATGCTGACGAATCCCGAAAATGTGCCGGTATTCCTGGCTTTGGTGGCGATTTCCAATATTCTGGGAATCATGTTTGTGCTCCCGATTGGCGGTGGCGATATGCCCGTGGTGGTGTCGCTGCTTAACTCTTATTCGGGGATTGCGGCGAGTGTGGCTGGGTTCATTTTGATGAACAATATGCTGATTATCGCTGGTGCATTGGTGGGCGCGTCGGGGATTATTTTGACGCAAATCATGTGCAAGGGGATGAATCGATCGCTTTCTAGTGTGCTGTTTAGCGCGTTTGGTAGCGGTGGCGGTAGTGCTGCGGCTGCTGCTGGGGCTGCTGGTGCTACTGACAAAACTGTTCGCAGCATCAATCTCGAAGAAAGTGCGATGATGTTGGGTTATGCGCGATCGGTTGTAATTATTCCCGGCTACGGGATGGCTGTAGCGCAAGCACAGCACGCCGTGCGCGAGTTAGCCGACGGTTTGGAAAAAATGGGTGTTGACGTGAAATACGCGATTCACCCGGTGGCTGGGCGGATGCCTGGGCACATGAATGTGCTGTTGGCGGAAGCAAACGTGCCTTATCCGCAGTTGTACGATATGGACGACATCAATCCGCAGTTTGAAGAAACGGATGTGGCTTTGGTGATTGGTGCGAATGATGTGGTGAATCCGGCGGCGCGCCACGATACGGCGAGCCCGATTTATGGGATGCCGATTTTGGAGGTTGATAAGGCCAAACATACGATCGTGATTAAGCGCGGGATGAATGCTGGTTTTTCCGGTGTAGATAATGAGTTGTTCTACAAGGATAAGACGATGATGTTGTTTGGTAGCGCTAAGGATGTGGTTGCCAAATTGGTTTCTGAGGTGAAGCAGTTGTAG
- a CDS encoding NAD(P) transhydrogenase subunit alpha gives MAEGLIAGLVVFTLASFVGFEVINKVPPTLHTPLMSGSNAISGIAVLGAILISGQGNVTVTSILGTIAIALATINVVGGFLVTDRMLQMFKKKEVKA, from the coding sequence ATGGCAGAAGGATTGATTGCAGGTTTAGTGGTGTTTACTCTGGCGTCGTTTGTGGGATTTGAAGTAATTAATAAAGTCCCACCGACGCTGCACACACCTTTGATGTCGGGATCGAATGCGATTTCAGGAATTGCGGTTTTAGGCGCAATTCTGATTTCTGGCCAAGGCAATGTGACTGTTACTTCGATTTTGGGGACGATCGCGATCGCCCTGGCCACAATTAACGTTGTCGGCGGTTTCTTAGTAACCGATCGAATGCTGCAAATGTTCAAGAAAAAAGAGGTTAAAGCGTGA
- a CDS encoding Re/Si-specific NAD(P)(+) transhydrogenase subunit alpha, which yields MKLAIAKEIAVGERRVALVPDAVARLVKQGVEVWVEAGAGAQSFFSDIAYEEAGAQVVADTARLWGEADVVVKIGALQESEVHQLREGGVFIGFLNPLGDPALVQRLADRQVTAFSMEMIPRTSRAQSMDALSSQGNVAGYKAVLIAAAALPKYFPMLTTAAGTIRPAKVLVMGVGVAGLQAIATARRLGAVVEAFDIRPETKEQVQSLGAKFLDVELKEETVAAGGYAKELSEAAKEYTRQVLTQHVSASDAVITTAQVPGRKAPILVTREMVSQMKPGSVIVDLAGEQGGNCECTEAGKDVEWNGVNVIGPINVPSSMPVHASETYSKNISSLLQLMVKDKELNLNFEDDIIAGACVARDGEISNQRVRDALAAQASAVS from the coding sequence ATGAAATTAGCGATCGCAAAAGAAATAGCAGTAGGGGAACGCCGGGTGGCTTTAGTACCCGACGCTGTAGCCCGATTAGTCAAACAGGGCGTCGAAGTTTGGGTTGAGGCCGGTGCCGGCGCACAATCCTTTTTCTCGGATATTGCTTACGAAGAAGCGGGAGCTCAGGTTGTCGCCGATACCGCTAGGCTGTGGGGCGAAGCCGATGTCGTCGTGAAAATCGGCGCCCTGCAAGAATCAGAAGTCCATCAACTCCGGGAAGGAGGCGTTTTCATCGGATTTTTGAATCCTCTGGGAGATCCAGCTTTAGTGCAGCGTTTAGCCGATCGCCAAGTAACGGCATTCAGCATGGAAATGATCCCGCGCACCAGTCGCGCTCAAAGCATGGATGCACTGTCATCTCAGGGTAACGTCGCCGGTTACAAAGCGGTACTGATCGCAGCCGCAGCTTTGCCAAAGTATTTTCCGATGCTGACAACGGCGGCGGGTACAATTCGCCCCGCGAAAGTATTGGTAATGGGTGTGGGGGTTGCTGGCTTACAGGCGATCGCCACTGCGCGCCGTTTGGGTGCTGTAGTCGAAGCTTTCGATATCCGCCCGGAAACAAAAGAACAAGTGCAAAGTTTGGGCGCTAAATTCCTTGATGTCGAACTCAAGGAAGAAACCGTCGCCGCCGGAGGTTATGCTAAAGAGCTTTCAGAAGCGGCCAAAGAATACACCCGCCAAGTGCTCACCCAACACGTCAGCGCTTCCGATGCAGTGATTACAACCGCTCAAGTTCCCGGCAGAAAAGCACCTATTTTAGTTACTAGAGAAATGGTTTCTCAAATGAAGCCCGGCTCGGTAATTGTTGACCTCGCGGGCGAACAAGGTGGCAATTGCGAATGCACGGAAGCGGGGAAAGATGTTGAATGGAACGGCGTTAATGTCATCGGCCCGATTAATGTGCCCTCGTCGATGCCGGTACACGCTAGCGAAACTTACTCGAAGAATATCTCCTCTTTACTTCAGTTGATGGTGAAAGATAAGGAACTCAATTTGAATTTTGAAGACGATATCATTGCTGGTGCTTGCGTCGCCCGCGACGGTGAGATTAGCAACCAGCGAGTTCGCGATGCTTTGGCAGCTCAGGCTTCAGCCGTCAGTTAG
- a CDS encoding DUF2808 domain-containing protein, with amino-acid sequence MRRLFSAVAVTGCLVAGLPAISLAQSMPGFTIFGGPERANQLSYRLDYGTAGMSGDRYRLRIPSKKVSLAIAQLNISYPDYYKGEFDQKDITVRVKDKTIQLQEVIWDKENRFIEIYPTEPIAAGNNVEVVLSNVRNPSPGGMYHFNVRIRTPGDVPLLRYLGTWLLSIT; translated from the coding sequence ATGCGACGATTATTTTCAGCAGTAGCGGTTACAGGTTGCTTGGTGGCTGGATTACCCGCCATCAGTTTAGCCCAGTCCATGCCAGGATTCACGATTTTCGGCGGCCCCGAGCGCGCCAACCAATTAAGCTATCGCTTGGATTACGGTACAGCCGGGATGAGTGGCGATAGATATCGGCTGCGAATTCCTTCCAAAAAAGTAAGTTTGGCGATCGCTCAACTGAACATATCCTATCCAGACTACTACAAAGGCGAATTTGACCAAAAAGACATTACAGTGCGCGTCAAAGACAAAACAATCCAATTGCAAGAAGTAATCTGGGACAAAGAAAATCGTTTCATAGAAATTTATCCCACAGAACCAATTGCCGCCGGCAACAATGTTGAGGTTGTACTCTCCAACGTCAGAAACCCATCTCCCGGCGGAATGTACCATTTCAACGTCCGCATCCGCACCCCCGGTGACGTTCCCTTGCTGCGTTACCTCGGTACTTGGCTGTTGAGTATTACTTGA